In Tripterygium wilfordii isolate XIE 37 chromosome 17, ASM1340144v1, whole genome shotgun sequence, the genomic window CACCGTTGCTTGCAATTTATTTGCTGCATGTGACTTGGCCAAGACAACTCAAGAAGCATGTCCTTTTTAGATAGCATACCAAGTCCAAACTCAGATCGCACTAGGCGCACAAACCCGTTCGATAGGTTAATTAGGTGGAAACTCAGTACAAACCACTTGAAAGTAATGACGTTAGTTTAGAATCGAACTTCCGATGCCCTTTCCTTATGATGAGACAACCCACTAAGCTTAAACTCAGGCCGCGCAAACCCAGGCGATAGGTTAGTTGGGCCGAGACCTAGTGCAAATCACTTGGAATCCACTAAGCCCAAACTCGGTCCATGTTAGGCACGTGCAAATCCTTCCGACAGGTTAGTTGGGCTGAGGCCTAGCCTAGTGCAACCCAGGCGATAGGTTAGTTGGGCCGAGACCTAGTGCAAATCACTTGGAATCCACTAAGCCCAAACTCGGTCCATGTTAGGCACGTGCAAATCCTTCCGACAGGTTAGTTGGGCTGAGGCCTAGCCTAGTGCAAACCACTTGGAAATAGTGGCATCAGCTTAGACTTGAACTCCCGATGTCCTTTTTAGACAGCCACTAAACCTTAACTCAGGCAGCGCTAGGCACGCGCAAATGGATCAGAATTTGTGGTCCAAATGTTGTACATTTTTCCCCCCTTCCTTTTAATACTTGGTTTCTTCAAAAACCTCGTAGCAATGTTAGACGTTTTCGTAGCGAAATTGGTGGCAGTGGGACTGGCACTGGCATAACGCCTTGCACATAGAAGAAAGCAAGCAAGCCATCTTCTTCACGCCAACCCAACTTTATTTACACATAATTCCATCCCGCAAGTTCCATGTTTTAGTTGATCATGCAAGTAGTAGCCTGCATCGTTTGATCTGAATGTCACAGGATTTGCATGGCAGCAAGCAGAGTAGAcgaaactacacaaaaaaatGCCTATATAAACCCAATATCCATATACTTGAGCTAAACAATCATAGTTTGCTGCAACAATGTCTCAGTCTGTCTGGTTCCTAGCTCTGTTCTTATTTCTGTTCTCTAGGTCTGCCCTTTCGGAGACGGTCAACGAAACGTCATGTTCAACAATCATTCAAGACGTCTTTCCATGCCTGGATTTCGTGGATGGTAGCAGCAAATACCCATCTACAGCTTGTTGTTATGGAGTGAAGGGCATTAGCGATAGCGTCAATGACAAGGGAGACAGAAAAGCCATCTGTGAGTGCCTCAAGAACACTTTGTCTTCCCTTGGAACAGCTTATGATCCAAATCTGGTGTCTCAACTCCCTGCGATGTGCGGAGTGCCCATTACCATCCCTCCCATCAAGGGTGACACTGACTGTACCGAGTAAAGCTTCATGTCTCTCTTTCTCATGTtcctatacacacacatatacatatacagggACTGATAATAAGTTTGTTATGCAGGTTCATCATGTCTACTAGGGATTCAGAGCCGCATTTCTTCGGACTGGGTTGACCTGATGCAGCAAGAATCCTTCTGTGGTGTACTTAGACCAAGtaccaaataaaataattgagtCCAGGATGGACTAGCTAGTTAATTAATAAACTTACAGAATCAAATACAAGTTAAATTAGTACTACTACATGTAATAATTCATCGTAAACACGGAATGTTACTATTTCCTTATTAAAATTCTGTGCCAAGTATCAAAAACTACTGCTCCTTCTTGAGCTTCTCTTTGCAGCATGAGTAACCAATAATTTAAGACATTATACACATCCCAGCGAAGACATTGCGTTTGATATGGGAAGTTTGATACACAGAACCAACTGTTCTCTCTAAGTACAACTGAAGACAATCAAATACAAGTATAAATACCAAATTAACTTTGCTTAGAACTGCACGCTAGTGCTACCACAAATTTACAGTGAGTCAAAACTTACTTACAATGAAAGAAGCTGGTGAAAATCATTATGCGCTAATGATGTTCGGCGGAAAAATCAGGTTCGGCTGGCTTTTGAGGCAGCAGTGGCAGTATTCTTTGTGGTAATCTCGTGCTGCTGCCTGCACCTTTCTGACGCAAGATTCTTAATGCATTAGCAGCAAACCTTGATGCATAGATCGTGGCACCAAGGCTTGGTGATGCGTCGGATTCTTTTGCCAAAGCATCTTGAAGCCTGTTTTCTGCTTCATATAAGGATTTATTAAGCTTCCTCCTACAGTGCTTGCGCCAAGCTGCTTGTATAAAGCATGTTGCCCATGTCCTCCATTGTACTGAGTAGAACCTGGAAGCAATGCATTTTTCAACCGTCAGGAGATATtcattacaataaaaaaaaaaaattgctaaaATATATGTTCCCAACATGCAGCAGCCAAAACCAAATGCCAAAGACATATGGAAACGTACTGAATATAGCATCTTTTGCTTAATTTGTATGGTTGATGTAACTGACAGTTGAACAACTAATTTCGGCTTGCCGTTTGTagaaaaattttgaaatgaagATACGTCTTGTAAAAAGATTTTGTAGAAGAAAAGTTTGTATCAAGCCATGCCTGAAAGTGTGCTGGAGCTGCTTGCTGTGAAGGCGGCGAAACTGGGTGGCCACAAACTTCAAGTCTTCAGCCATGAGAGAAAAGGCTTCCACCTCAGTTAGAGCTTGCACTGTCCTAGTTGAGATAGGTAGATTGGAGGATTGTGGATCCAAGGCCCATGTAAGAAGCCCTTCTCCACAGACGTCTCCTGGCTTGAGATAAACAGAGTTAAAGAAGCCTGTTCTTCCTCCATTGGTGGTCATAGTAACCAGAGTGCCTCGCATGACAAATAGCATCTCATCACACGGATCCCCCTCACGGAAAATGAAGCTCTTCTCAGTGTAAAGTACTGGCTTGAGACGATCACACATTGCATCCAGGAGCTGCTCGTCCATTTTTTCGAATATTGGCACCTAAGAAAAGAGTTACATAAGCACTAATCATGATATTGAACAGAAAAAATTACTAAGTTGATATCCAAGTTCTTATGCAAGCCAATAGGCTTTGCGGTAAAAAGTGGGTAAAGAAGGTGCTCACCCGCCTAAGTAGATCCAAGCAAAGATGGCGCTTTATGTCCCTCCTGATATCCTTGGGAAGCTTACGTATAAGAGTCTCTTCCCCAACACCCCTCGTTACTTGCCATTTGTATTGCTCATACCTCCTGATACGTTCTTTGAGCTCCTGAGGAAGCATGCGATGGGACATCCACTGCTCTGCATCTCTCATTCTCACTCTCATTTCCTCCACCCTAACAGTTGTGGATTCCAGATATTTCTGTGACGGCAGAAGGCAAAAATTCTTAGCTATCATATGTTGTCAAAAACAAATCATAGAGGAATTAGGAGGAAGGCTTCAAGGGCTTGAGGGTGAAGAAAGCGAATGAAAATAtgaatttttaatcaatgaaagGGATTTACCTGCATATTGCCAATGAGTAGTGCAAACAAGACCAACCCAAATACAGATATGAAGATTGCAAAGAAAATCTCCCATACAAAAGTGCTTGTTTTGAGATTCTGTCCCAGAGAACTGAAGACAAAAGAAGTAAAAGTATAAGTGGAAAAATCACCAATGGCAATTGAAAGCCCAGCCAACTtatcaaaattaacaaaacaGCCAATTGACATTCAttcctttttttcccccaaaCGGCACATCTTTTCCAATTTCATAGTTACCAACTGGCTAAGTTGCTGTCTGCATTGACAGAGAAAtataaagggaaaaaataaCTATGCAAGTTCAACTCTTAACAGTGAAGATGCATTTCAATgaaaaagaataataagaaaTACAGGATACCTAAGATTACGCAGACCCCACCAAAAGCAGTAAAAGAATTTCTGTGGAAAATCCATTGATTCCACAACACGAGACTGCAGAGCGTCAATGAATATCCCAAAGTTGAAGGTTGTTGAATTTTCAATATCATCAGGACTAAGCAGAGGACATGATGAATTCAAGAACGCATATTGTACAGGTTGGTCTGCATGATAATCTTCACAGTAGAGAAAAGTAGGATTACAACTAGGGCCCTTGCAAGCATCAAGCCAGCATCTGTTTTCTCGATCTATTGAGAACATATACCAAAATGCTCCAACTACCTGAAATGCCACATTCTCTGAAGATCAATGAATCCAAATTGGATCTGAAATATGGTCAGGGGTAGGAAAAACACCAAAGAGAACTTACATGACTGGCTAGCATATAAAGAAAAAGATTAAAAGCAGCCCCAGCCCATGCTGTTTCTGTGAGTATCCCAGAAGTTCTTGCTATCTCTTTGTACAGTGGGTATATCCGAATAAGTCTTGGCACATATTGGGAGAAGATAACTAACTTCAACAAATCCTTGGTGACCAACGAAACTGGACCTTTCGTTTTTGGGATAACAAATAAAACTACCACCTGAGAAGAATGAGAAGATTGCatcaaaaagaaataaacaaacatCAATTCCAGTAATTCTTCATCTGAATGAAACAATTCTATACATAAGCACTGAATTGGCAGGAAGTCAATGCTAGATTCTATTTCCTGTATTTCACTGTGTATAAAAACATATTATCTTGAGCTCAAAGAAAGCACTATAATTGGTTTGTGAACAACCCAACGGCCAACATTAGTGCATCTAATAGAGAAGaagatttgtttgaatttaaaatTTCAATCCATGCTTGGCAAAAGTCTAATAGGAGTCCGGATTAAGATAAGATACAAACCTGAGGGATAGGAAGAACAGAAAGAACATCAACCAGGAAGAACGAGGACAAATATCTTTTTGCTATGATCAAAGGATCATCGACCAACTCGCCCCTACCAAACACTCGAGAAGATGGAGCAATAAACCCAGTACGgaattgaaaaattatgtgaAGCACATAAAAGACGTCAACAAACGTACGAAGAACACAAGCGACAATTTCCAATGGTCTGTCCAAATCAAGGCATTTCTTGTCATCATTGATCAATGGTATGTAGAAGAACAATGGATCCAGGGACACTGCAATGGCGCATAAAAGTATAAATATCTTATTCCACTTCTGAAGGAAAGGATCTTGTGGGTCAAGGATCTTCTTCTTAGACTTTGATTTCTTTCCAGGATAATCACCCAAAAAATGAGAGCTTATTGGTTTCTTCAACCTCGTTATCCTATCAGAACCC contains:
- the LOC119982713 gene encoding cyclic nucleotide-gated ion channel 1-like, whose translation is MNLNRNKFLRFQDSSSEKFYSWNQRIFPDDGFYATKVRPFFSDVLEGIRRVYEKGSDRITRLKKPISSHFLGDYPGKKSKSKKKILDPQDPFLQKWNKIFILLCAIAVSLDPLFFYIPLINDDKKCLDLDRPLEIVACVLRTFVDVFYVLHIIFQFRTGFIAPSSRVFGRGELVDDPLIIAKRYLSSFFLVDVLSVLPIPQVVVLFVIPKTKGPVSLVTKDLLKLVIFSQYVPRLIRIYPLYKEIARTSGILTETAWAGAAFNLFLYMLASHVVGAFWYMFSIDRENRCWLDACKGPSCNPTFLYCEDYHADQPVQYAFLNSSCPLLSPDDIENSTTFNFGIFIDALQSRVVESMDFPQKFFYCFWWGLRNLSSLGQNLKTSTFVWEIFFAIFISVFGLVLFALLIGNMQKYLESTTVRVEEMRVRMRDAEQWMSHRMLPQELKERIRRYEQYKWQVTRGVGEETLIRKLPKDIRRDIKRHLCLDLLRRVPIFEKMDEQLLDAMCDRLKPVLYTEKSFIFREGDPCDEMLFVMRGTLVTMTTNGGRTGFFNSVYLKPGDVCGEGLLTWALDPQSSNLPISTRTVQALTEVEAFSLMAEDLKFVATQFRRLHSKQLQHTFRFYSVQWRTWATCFIQAAWRKHCRRKLNKSLYEAENRLQDALAKESDASPSLGATIYASRFAANALRILRQKGAGSSTRLPQRILPLLPQKPAEPDFSAEHH
- the LOC119982719 gene encoding non-specific lipid-transfer protein D, cotyledon-specific isoform-like; the protein is MSQSVWFLALFLFLFSRSALSETVNETSCSTIIQDVFPCLDFVDGSSKYPSTACCYGVKGISDSVNDKGDRKAICECLKNTLSSLGTAYDPNLVSQLPAMCGVPITIPPIKGDTDCTEFIMSTRDSEPHFFGLG